Within the Dermacentor silvarum isolate Dsil-2018 chromosome 8, BIME_Dsil_1.4, whole genome shotgun sequence genome, the region TGGAAGAACACCAGTCCGCCCATCAAGACGGGCAGCGACTCCACTCCGAAGTCCCTCGTGAGAGATGGCGCCTGCAGAGCGATACGACTTCCGTTGCTGACTCCTATCAGCGTCGAACACGCCATCATCAGTGGGAAGCTTCTAAACCAGACGAACAGCTCGAAGGCGCAGCCTTGGATCACGTAGCCCAGGAGCATCACCGTATCGAGGGTCAGTAGTCCCGAGTCGATGACGGCGCCACTCGCGGGCTTCAGGACGAGGTCGCCGGCCGCGAAGGCGTTCATGAGGAACACCGCACGGGCGGGCGGGACGCCTCTGTCCACGGCCATATCCACGTGAAGGATAATAAACGTTGTTAGTCCGAACACCACTACGGAGAACGACAAGGCATTCACGGCGAAAGGGACGGTAGCGAATGGTTTTAACGTAGACACGAAGCTTTCGGTGTCCCTTTTCTCCCCTTGTGCAGGCTTCGCGTATTCTTGGTTGGCATTACGTAAGAGCACGTCTTTTATGCCATTCCGAACAATAGGAGCTTTAGTAAGGCTGGTTTTGGACTGGTTTCGGAGCATATCGCTTCTTTCTTCTAGAGTCACGTTTTCGTCCTGCAGCGCGCTTGGATGATGCAGGTATTGGCTCGAAGTTGATGTTGTCCTGTGCTTGGCAGATTCAGTGTCATTGATGGCGGAAGGTATGCTTCGTCGCTTCATCCAGGCGGGGCTTCGGAGGACGATGGCAGCGGGACAGGCGTTGAGTATGATTCCACCGAAAAGGAGGAACATACCTCGCAGGCCGTACGTAGAACGCAGCAGCTCGGTCAGGGGCGGAACGTAGATTAAGTTTAAGCCGCTCATCAGAAATAACATACAGCAAGCGGTCGTCCTCCGCCTCTCGAAGTGCTGCGATACCAGCACATTCACTGCGACGTACACGCCAGATACTGCCGTACCTGGGAATGAGagacataataataaaaaaaaatattactgcCAGGCCATACTTGCACAGGTCACTATAAGGACAGAGTCTAAAGACATTTCATGCCAGGTTGGTCACCTAGCTATGGCCAGAAGTAATAATTGTTTCCGACATTTGCAAtaacagcatctatctatctatctatctatctatctatctatctatctatctatctatctatctatctatctatctatctatctatctatctatctatctatctatctatctatctatctatctatctatctatctatctatctatctatctatctatctatctatctatctatctatctatctatctatctatctatctatctatctatctatctatctatctatctatctatctatctatctatctatctatctatctatctatctatctatctatctatctatctatctatctatctatctatctatctatctatctatctatctatctatctatctatctatctatctatctatctatctatctatctatctatctatctatctatctatctatctatctatctatctatctatctatctaattcGATATGTCCTACAAGGGCTGAAGTGGCGCTGCCCGCACACGTGCACGCATTCAACTTACGTCTTCCCTTTTTATCTCTTATAAGTTTATATTTCCCTCTCTTATCGTAGAACGAAATtctgacgtgccaaaaccatgatcttagtatgaggcacgccgtagtggggaacttcAGATAAATTTGGACCGCCTGAGGTTCCTTACCGGTACACAAGCGcttctgaccccccccccccccccccctccccccacatcgaaatgcggccgccgcggccgggatttgatccggcgacatcgtgcttagcagcgtaatgCCAAAGCCAGTAAGCAACCAAACTCTTATCGTGAGGAGCCAACACGACACTTGCGACGCAACTAGTTAATCAACAATGGGGCCAAGTATGTGAGAGCATGCATGGTATAATCTCACTAGTAAAAGGACTTGGAACTACTGAGACATTTGCTTGATCCCTCGACCTCGCGTGTGCAACATAGTCACTATATCACTCAATTATTGCACAAACACAAGGATAATATTCCCCATCTTTTTCAGGAGCTTGCACGATTACACCTCCCTCCAACCACAACTCACGAGAATGCAAACTATACAGGCCAGGTGAATGAACTTCTCGACACCCCAATAACAGAGACAGAAGTTCAACATGCCTTGGCTTCCCTTAAAACTACATCTGCTCCGGATATAGATAACGTAAGTAACAAATTACTCTGAAACCTGGACGACAAATCTGTCTCCGCCCTCACAGAATACTATAATCAATGCTTCGATAACAGCTCCCTTCCGAACGCACAGAAAACCGCTAAAgtaatcttttttttctaaacCCAATAAGCCCTCTGACATAGCTAATCTTAGCCCTATTTCCCTCACGCCATGCTTGGGCAAAACCCTCGAACATGTCATGCTTAATCGCTTAAATAAATACGCGGAAGGCAATCAGTTGTTCCCGCCAGAGATGATTTGCTTTCGCCAGTCACTCTCTTGCCAGGATGCCATGCTAAGGCTCAAGCATGACCTCCTTACTCCTACAGGTAGTAAAGACACCCAAGCCATCTTGGGACTTCTACCTTCGCGGTGCATTTAACAACATAGATCATGAATCCATCTTACGTGAATTGAATGTTATTAACTGTGGTAGAAAAATGCATGACTATATCCGCTAATTTCTTACCAGTCGTACAGCCGTCATTACTCTCAATGATCAAACTTCTCCCCCCATCACCCTAGGTAGCTTTGGCACTCCTCAAGGATCTGTGCTCTCGCCTTTTCTATTTAACCTAGCTATGAGGTCTATTGCAGGGGCACTGGCAAAAATACCGGGTCTCCAATAttctttgtatgcagacgacattacccTATGGATTAAGGGTGGTTCGGATGGCTACATTCAAGATACCTTGCAAGCGGCTGTAGATGCAGTGGCTACGAGAGCCGGGTTCATGAACCTCGAGTGCTCGCCCGCTAAATCTGAGGTGTTACTTCTATCTGCAAATAAACGCGATACGCCCAACATTCAGATTAATATTAACGGGAAGCAAGTTTACGTCGTTGACAAAATCCATGTACTTGGCATGCACATTCAATCTAACCGACTCAATACTTGTACACTTCAAACGGTTACTGCCAGCGTAGACCACACCACACGGCTTATAAGAAGGGTGTCTAATAAGCATGGAGGTCTCCGTGAAGCAGAACTGCTAAGACTGGTACAGGCGTTTTCAGTTAGTAAAATCACATTCTCCCTTCTCTATCTACACTTAACTAGGGCCGAGAAAGATAAAGTTAACGCACTGATACGCAGACTCTACAAATTTGCCCTCAGAGTGCCAAGTAGAGCCTCCACTGAGATACTTTTGGCTACAGGTACTTTGAATACATTTATTGAGCTCGCAGAAGCCCACCTGACAGCTCAGTACCAGCGCTTATCGAACACCCACACTGGTATGCACATCCTAAACTCCGTAAATATTGCCACAGCACCCATGACCAATGAGAAAGTTAATATTCCCCACCCGATTCATGAGCACTTTCATATACCTCCTCTCCCTAAGAATACGCACCCTGTTCATCACGAACATAGAAGGCAACAACGAGCTAAAGCCCTACAGAAAAAGTTATCTAACTACAAAGACGTGGTCTATGTCGATGCCGCAGAGTATCCATGTGGACACAAATTTGCCTTATCAGCCGTTGACTCCACTGGCAGTGTTGCGACGGCAGCATCCATTCTAGCCTCTTCTTCggaggaggtggaggaggcgGCGGTGGCACTCGCCGCAACAATACCCAATTACTCTGTCATAGTAAGTGACTCAAAAACTGCCATATACAACTTTGGAGCGGGTAGGGTTTGCAGGACAGCCCTAGCCATCCTATCCCATAATCCGCCATCCCAACTTCTGAGTTTAATCTGGACACCTGTTCACGCAGGCCTTATCGGCAATGAAACGGCCCATGCAAGTGCTCGAGCTTTCACGAACCGAGCGCAGGCTAGGCAAGGGGACGGTTCAGACGCCAATAATCTCCCTCCAGCATTCACCTCCAAAGACGAGTTACTTTCATACCACGACATTTGCGGGCATTACCGCCTAGGTCGCCGAACCCTCCCACTTTAATGTGTCGGTCGTCACGCATAAACGAGGTGCTATGGCGTAGACTGCAGACTCGCACTTTTCTGTCCCCTGCCTTACGTCACAAAATTCACCCTGGAATATACCCTACCTCAGCCTGCAAGTTTTGTCCCGCTAGCAGAGCGGACCTGAACCACATTATGTGGCAATGCAAGAACCACTCCCCACCTCCTCACCTTTGTAGAGTTTTAAGTAGTCGGGAGCTGTGGAAGGCTGCCATGCGCAGCCGTAACCCCGAACTTCAGGAAGctatcctgaggtgggctgaggtggTAGAGGCGGCCTACCGCGAGTAGGACAACCTATCTCGCCTTCTTCTCGCAGCCCCTTTCCCTTTAAGatgggataaataaagttgtttctctctctctctctctcccgttagCGTCCATGCCGTATTTATTTactttctccctttctttgcTGGCAATCACTCGCCCATACTTGAGGTCCACATACGTCGATACTTTACCGTGAACGATGCCGAAGGCGATGATGAGGAACAGGACGTCGTTGGCGAAGTAGCAGACGCAAGCGGAAGCGCTCGCGACGAGCGGGCAGACGATCAGCACAGCCCGGCACGAGAAACGCCTGCACAGGTATCCCATGGCGGGGGCTGCGACGAAACGAAAGTCATCGATGAAATGTGTTCTCTCCGGAAGTTGTACGCGGCCCGCTGAAAGGAGGTGATGAGGAGATTGGCGCTGGTGAATCGTGAATACTTTGGCATTCCAATTgaagaaaataaatatatataaaaaagtcgcagtttcgcccgaaaggcgaagcatcgattgcgatatcaaattagtggaAATCTGTACGAAGTAAgagtagtagttttatcgggaGTATAACCTTCTAAACTTGGgcatgctaactaaattaccaagcatggtgtcgcgcgcgcacaaggaaacatgaacacatctgactcgattaccgcggaaattcgctgtgaaaacgctggagtgaggaacgcggcagcagcaacgagcgaattgaccttcgtgccgcctctcgcagGAAATAACAGTACACTACAGACAAATTTACCCAGGAGCGGACAGAACACTTAGTAAGAAAGAGGAGGTTATGTGGAGGTAATTACAGACGGGGTTTTTTCCAAACCGTATCCAGGAGTATTGCGGtcaaagtgcaaattctgtgatgaggcagcaaaACTGGTTCACATGGTGGGGACATGTCCGTCTGAGTATGATAGCTCGCGCACTTTAGAATCCTGGGAGGCATTGCTCCACAGCCCAGACCCCAACGTTCAGCAGGAGATCGTCGGTCAAGCCCTTGCTactgctgtgtctcaaggtattccggccgacgggGAGATGGATTGCTCTCCTGGCGTTCATTCACTGGTGTTTTAATAAAGGTGTTCCTCCTCCTTTCGCATCAACGCGagctaagccgcgaaaacacagcgcgtgacacactctgtccccgtcgcagacgGCTTTCAAGGTAAAGCCCGGCGGGCGCGTGCGGCCGCTCGGGCCGCCCACTCCACAAGGGGCCCTGCCCTGATCATGCGACGGAAACTTGCAGAAAAAAAGTGGGTTGGAGCGCATAAGGAAAACATTACCAAATCACGACCCTCACCGtaccgctatccttgaaaagtgtgcaatcattgctcTCTACGGGCACTAACATATGggaacgtggaggttaacaaacaagcttgagaagaagttaaggactgtGCGaccagcgatggaacgaaaaattttaggcgtAATTTTAAGAAACAGGAAGGCGGCGGTGTGAATCATCCGCAAATTGGGGTAAGCGGTATactgtagttgacattaagagtaaGAAATAgatctgggcaggccacgtaatgcgtagggcggataaccggtggtctgttTAGAGTTATAGATAGAAtgtgtgccaagagaagggaaatgtAGTCGAGGACGGTCGAGGATTAGGTGGCGTGATAAAATTAGGACATATGCACGCATAATGATGGGGTCATACTGGTACAAGAGAGGATTGATTGGAGACCGCAATgggaggccttcgtgctgcagcgAACATAAGTTAGGCCAACGATGATGATGTTTACTGGTTATTATGGCGGCGTTTTGCTAAGCGGACGTAAGTGGAGTTACGCTATGCAACCCTGGTGACCCTGGCATTGCTCAAATTGCGGATAGCGATCGATCATAATTAAGGCCGTCGTAAATATGGTCTGATTTTGTGTACAATGAGCGGCTTCGCTATATATAATATGGTTTGACAGTTGTAATGCAAAACAGTGGCGAAGTCCGCGctttaaatggacactaaagagcaacGTTAAAAAGTTAGGTTGCTGAATATTTTTGAAAACTCTTTATTTTCATCTGCTTGGCGGAGAAAGGTTGATTATTGGTAGAGATAGTGAAGGCCAACCTTGCCTtcttattctatttttttttttcgcggcggAGCCTCAGCGCCGGTATGTCAGTGTGATGTACGTTACGAATTTGAAGGAATTTTCTTACATTGGAGACCCTTTTGGGCTCAGATAACCCATACTCGAGACTTGCTATACGTTGAGTTTTCGGACCTTTTAGAATGTGATGTCTATAGTGCTTCTTTAAGtataggagagagagaaacgaagagggaaaggtagagaggttaaccaaggacgtgctcgattggctaccctacacttggggaggggcaTAAGCAATTAACTGTGCCCAAGCAGGCGCTATCAACATCCGCGACGCCACGGCTAATTAACTGGTCGAGGAACCTCAGGGTGGCGTTGTCGCGTGCCTTTCGTTTTAGCGTCCTTCCCGACTTACGAAACCTTCTCTCAAGGCTCGGTTATATAGTCCGGCGTTTCGAGCGTGTCAAGCAGctgccggcgaagttggatacatCCCGCCGGCGACGCCAGGATCGTCGAAAATGTGCCACCTGTATAATTCGGTGCGTTGAACGTGGCCTGCAACAGCTCGGGCCACGCTGTTGGCCAGCTGATCCCCGCGGGCCACGGGGATCAGCTGTTgccgcagcgcatgcgcacaagtgCGCGGTGAGTGAGCGCTTTCTGATTTGGTGAATGCGTATACTCGGCACACTATCTCCTGTGCACCCGAGCTTCGGGTCAGCATGTATAGCAGCGCGCCCGGGTTAAGCCGGACTACACTTAACCTGGCATACAGTCAAGCTTACGCTGGTCTATACCTAACCTATATCTAACGTGACTGTAATCTAATCTGGCGCCTGCGCCAGGTTAGATTGTTTATCAGTTTAGTGTTAGCGCTTGTCTTGTGTCTACTTCCTTGTCCATCTAAGCTGTGTGCTTCTTAAACCTGTGAACCTATAAGAGCGGCTGCTTTGCCATCGACACAAGCGTAATTTGGCCCCCCAAAATGGTTAATTTTCCCTATTACGTGTTCCTCTAAAAGACGGCACGTGCGCGGCGTGTAATGCCATAGGCTTAGTGGGCGCCCCATGCTCACCGGTCATCTTTTATTGCACTTGTATACGCGAGCCTCCCACCGTATGATAAGATCATATGGTAGATTAAGTGGTACGCTGACCTTCGGCCGCCAAGCCCACAGCGCGCGCGCTCAGGGTTGCCGATCGATTCGATACTTGAGATACAGTGGTTGTTCGGGCTGTATTTGCGTTGAACGGCGTGTTCGTACAGGGCTTTGTGCTCTGTGCCAAACGACACGGACGCCTCATGTCTGTTTCTTGCCCATGTGATATCGTTATTGCGTCCGCTCAAGGCGCGCTCGTAATGATAAGAGTTGTACGCTCTCTTGTTCTTTTTTGTAATCTTGTTTCCTTCGAGGAGACATACGGACGAGCTCGAGCTGCATTTGTTCAAAGTCCTGGGCTTCTCGAAATTAAAATCAATTCCGGGGTTCAGCAAATGTGGGCTTCTCAATTCGGATGACCCGCTTCTACTAATATTAACGAGTCTATAGCTACACACCCATCAAACAGTTATTTTCACAGAAGCTGCCTAAAAGGACCTAAAAGGACCTAGAAGCGAGCCTGGAGGACATTCAATATGAGTTTGCTTCGGGAACTTTGGGCTCATCACTCCTTTCTGCCTGACGCCCTCCCTGAACCGACGTGACGGAGAGACGCTAACAACGCCACTGCTTACAACACAATCTTCCCTCTCTACATCTAGCAAAAAAATTTACTCTATGCTCGAATGGGCAAGTGTTCTTTTTCTTCAGCCAT harbors:
- the LOC119461362 gene encoding monocarboxylate transporter 12-like, with protein sequence MARSAASLKLDPRFGVDSRWSWVTAGFLSWVLCGALMGQQAAGVIFYGIIEAFGVTRQQASWPPVVSGSLLALAAPAMGYLCRRFSCRAVLIVCPLVASASACVCYFANDVLFLIIAFGIVHGTAVSGVYVAVNVLVSQHFERRRTTACCMLFLMSGLNLIYVPPLTELLRSTYGLRGMFLLFGGIILNACPAAIVLRSPAWMKRRSIPSAINDTESAKHRTTSTSSQYLHHPSALQDENVTLEERSDMLRNQSKTSLTKAPIVRNGIKDVLLRNANQEYAKPAQGEKRDTESFVSTLKPFATVPFAVNALSFSVVVFGLTTFIILHVDMAVDRGVPPARAVFLMNAFAAGDLVLKPASGAVIDSGLLTLDTVMLLGYVIQGCAFELFVWFRSFPLMMACSTLIGVSNGSRIALQAPSLTRDFGVESLPVLMGGLVFFQGIVHFTRPFLFGYYRDHHGSYNGIFHVVAILNAALAFVWLVKVIMRRRKTQHKSSIVARP